GTTAACAACCACGACTTGGTGATGGGGCGGCAGCGCCCCGATATTCAAGCCGCAGTCGGGCTTTATTCCCGCCGCCTCCAGCTCTATTACGTAGGTATAGGGCGGCTTGGGGAGGCAGCTAGTGACTTGAGATGGGCCCACCACGACGCCAGCTGTAAGGTCTCTACTGCCCTTCTTAACCACGACGCCCTCTTGACGCCCTTGAGAAAAGGCCTTCTTTAGGAAGCCTATTGCCGACTCTTCGTCTGGGAATAGTCTCTTTACCCTCTCGCCTACTATCTTTACCGCCTTATCAACATCCCTTAGGTAGAAGACAGCCTCTGCGTCTTTCCTGACGCCGTTTGACACCAGCAACGCGGCAACGAGTATTTTGGCGTGTAGGTGAGGCTCCGCCTGGAACTTCGACGTGGAGGTGGTGATTAGGAATCTCCTCACCTGGGCATCCTAAGGCGGAGCTGGCGCTTCAGGGTTTTAGACATCTTCCTCAAATTTTCGTATACTGTGAGCATCTCTTTTACGTCCTTCGGCGTCACGCCGGCGCCCAACGCGATGCGGCGGATGCGGGAGGCGTTTAGAACGTCGGGGTTTTTCAACTCCTCCCTAGTCATTGAGCTGAGGATGGCGCGCCACTTCTTCAAATTTTTCTGGGATAGCTCTATCTGCTCCTCAGATATCTTGGCCGCTATGCCGCCGGGCAGTAGCTGGAAAACTTTACTCAGCGGCCCGAGTTTTAGTAAGCTGTCAATCTGCTTTTTGAAAGTAAGAAGGTCTAGCTTTCCCGACTCTATCTCCTCTAGAACCTCCTCTTCTTCGAACACCGCCTTTATCTTCTCCACGAGGGCGTCGAGGTCGCCCATACCCAGCACCCTTGCCACGAACTTCCTTGGGTGGAACGGCTCAAACTCGTCTACGTCCTCCCCCACGCCTATGAACTTCACCCTGGCCCCGGTCTTGGCCACCGCCGCCAGGGCGCCGCCGCCGCGGGCTGTGCTGTCCATCTTAGTGATGATTACGGAGTGTATGGGGAGGTATTTCATAAAGGCCTCTGCCTGGGCCGCCGCCAGTTTGCCCACCGTGGCGTCTATGACTAGCATAACCTCGTCGGGGCCCACCGCGTCGTATATAGCCTTGACCTCCTGTAGCAATGCCTCCTCGTTTCTGTGGCGGCCTGCCGTGTCTACAATAACCACGTCCATATTCCTGAAGTTCTGTACACCTCTCTTTGCTATCTCCACCGCGTCCTTCTCATCCCTCTCGCCGTAGAAAGGCACCCCTATCCTCTCCGCCAGCTGCCTCAGCTGGTCAAACGCCGCGGGTCTTATGGTGTCCGTCTCCACGAGACCCACCTTGTAGCCCCTCTTGGCGAGGTACTTGGCGAGCTTAGCCGCAGTCGTGGTTTTGCCGCTACCCTCGACCCCGAGTAGTAAAACCACGTAGGGCCTCTTTACTGGTTTAAACTCCGGCGTCTGCTCGCCGCCGAGTAGCTTTACCAACTCGTCGTAAAGCACGTATATGAGGTATTCCCTGGGCGGGATGCCGGCCGGCGGCTTCTCCTCTTTTATTCTCTTTACCGCATTTTCGGTAAAGGACTTTACCAAGTCGAGGGGCACGTCGGCTTTTAATAGAGTGCGCTGAATCTCGCGGGAGAGCTCTTGTAGAGTTGCCTCGTCTATATACTCGACGCCTCTTATCTTCTCGATTAGCTTGCTGAATATCTCTGAGAGGGCCTTCACACAAGTAGGCGTGTCTGAGTATTAATAATTTCCGTGTTATGTAGCCGGCGGGGCTTGTGGCTGCTGGTTAAGCGTGGCGTACCAGATATCTACCTGTTTCATGAAGTTTTCGAGTCTGTCAAGCACGTAGATGCCGTAGTGCGGATATATTTCAAACACAAGCTTCTGGGGCCTAACCGCCGTCCACCTCATCTTTCTAATGAACATCACTCTGAAGACGAAGCCGCGGTACTCCATCAGTTCTAGCTTAATGACGCCGCTTGCGAGGTACTCCTCCACGCCGAATCTACTAATTTTGTTCTCCCCCGTCGGTATTTCGGAAGTCATAAGCGTGGTTATGTCCTTCATTTTTCTAAGCTGAAACACCAGTTCTCTCATGTACTCCCTCACCCATAGGACGTCTGTGTGGGAGGTTATAATGAGAGGCGCTATCGGGTCTATTACCAGTCTCTTTATGCCGAATTTCTTGACGTACTCAGTTATTATCTTGGCTATTTCCCTGGGATCCGCGGTTACCTTCTCCTCCTTGGCGTATGTCCGGAAATGCGTTCTGAGGTCTAGGAAGACTAGCTTGTTCTGGCTCTCCAACGCCTCTAAGTCCCAGCCCAGAGACTCCCTCACACCCCGCTTCACGTCTTCCGACGGCTCGTCTATAGTGATGTATAGCCCCGGCTCGTCGTAGAGCTCGGCGCCCGTCTTGAGGAACTGGAGGCTGAATATGGTCTTGCCCTGGCCCGCCTCCCCAGCCACTAGGTATATCTCGCCCTTGCGGAAGCCCCCCTGCAGGAGCTGGTCTACATACCAAACCCCAGTCGGCGCTCTGTTGTCGTAGACAGGGTAATAATCCTGGTAGTCATAGCTATACTGCTCCTGATAAGCCATACGCCTCAGGCGGTGGATACAAATATATATGTTTTGTTCACATATCTATATCTATTGGGGGCCGTGTACTTATCTCAGTTACGTTGCTCCACTATCCGCCACTGCCCCCTAAACTCTAGGTACACCCTCTCCGCTATCCCCAGCCACAGAGACGCCACTTCGTCGTAAGAGGCGGGCTCCACCGAGGAGAGGAAGAGAGCTGAGTCAAAGGCGCCGCGGCGGAACGGGGGGAGGCGGTAGTCCGCGAGGACGAGCTCGCCGCGGTCCCCCCTCCTCTCAGCGGCGCGTCTCAACATGTCCAGCGATATGTCGAGGCAGACTACGTACCCCTCCAACACGTCGAAGGCGACGCCCACTCCGCACCCGGCGTCGACTACCCTAGAGCCCACCTGAGAAGCTACTCGCCAATACTTTGCCCTCTGCTCCTCTCCATAAACCTCTTCGTATACGGGGGCTAGGTGTTTATAAAGCTCTAGGATATGACTAATCTCCATATCAAGACGAGCGAGGCTATTGAGGAGGACGCCGCCGTGAAGACAATCGCCAGGTAGTTGCCCACGTCTGTGAAGTACCCGTAGAGGACGCCGCTTACCAAGAGCCCCAGTCCCCACATGGCGTTAACCACCCCGAGCGACGTGGCGGCGCCTAGCTTAGCCGCCTCGGCCTTGGCAACCACGTCTGCGTACGAAGTAACTACGGCGTACAGCACGGCGCCGGCAAATAGATAGACGCCGCCAGTCATAAACGATATCGCCAGCAGTATCGTGAAGAGGGGGGCTATCAATAGTGTTTTGTGACTTCTGTCGTATATAAAGCCCAGCGCGAGCGACGCTGGGATTTCGGCCACCATCGCGACTAAGTAGAGAAGCGACGCCAGCCACGGCACCTCGGCTAGTCTATACATAGAGAGAGATATGTGTATTATCGAAAGCCCGAGGAGGAACTGCGCCGCGCCGAAGAAAAACACGCCTCTCCCAACCGCAACCCCACCACCTCTCCCAACCGGCTTGACTTTGCCCACTCTATACGCCACGTAGAGGATTAGAAGAGCCACCAGCCCGGGAACGAGGGCGGCTGTGAAGACGGCTTGCGCCGCGTAGCTCATGTACAGCATCGCGGTGGCCATGGCGACCCCCGCAATCGCCCCCACTTGATCCAGCGCCGCATGTATCCCAAACGCCTTGCCGCCAGATCCCCTGCCCCCCGCCCCGGAGATAATAGCGTCGCGCGCAGGCGTGCGCAGGGCTTTGCTAAACCTCTCTAGGAACACGAGGCTGGCGACTTGCCACACGTCTCTGGCGAATGCCAGGCCCGCCACGGCGGCTACCTGCAGTCCGTATCCTAGGAAGGTCTCCAGCCAGTAGCCGCCCCGTCTATCTGCCAGCGGACCTGTGGCAAACCGGGCTGCGTAGCCCAAGGCGTCTCCCAGGCCGAAGACAAAGCCAACAAACGCCGCCGTCGCACCCAGCTGGTATAGATACTGGGGGACTACGGCGCGCATGCTTTCATAAAGCCAATCAGCGAAGAGAGATACGAGACCTAGTAGAAGGATTAGCTTGAGATTCACGCAGGTTGTTTAATTGGTGTATTAACGTTTTGCCCCAGCACCTCTCTGGCGACGGCGATGGGGACCAAAGTCGCAAGGAACATTGCGGTGGCGATATCTATGTTTATTACGTACGCCTCTTTCGAAGGCACTGAAAAGTAAATGGGTCCTAGAGGGGTTTTGTAGTATACATAGGTGCTGAAGTTTGTGAGTACCGTTCCCGCCACCGTGGGGGCTATGGCTGATCCGAAATTGCGAAACACGGTGTTGATACCAGTGGCGGCGCCCAGTCTCTGCCTAGGTACCGAGAACGTGAGGAGGTTGATGAGCGACACGTTCAGAAAGGTAAGTCCTATGAAGCCCAGTGTCATGTATGTAATTAGGGTCCACAGACCGCTGTATAGATGCGCGGCGGATAGCTGATAGCCGGCCACTGCGAAGGCGACGCCCATCGCCGCTATTTTCCTGGCGCCTAGCCTCCACATAAACCTACCGGCTAGGGGGGCAACAATTATCTGCGCCGCGGCTGGCGGCAACATGTACAGACCAGTCTGCAGTATAGTAAGCCCGTAGCCGTAAGGCGGCGGCATCTGAAAGAGGTACGACATATTTTGCGAATTCATTTGAAATGCATATGCCACGATAAATATGGCAAGGGTGGCCGCAATTACATTTCGGTTAAAGACGTCTCGAGGGATGAAGGGATCGTTGGTAGTTAATTCATGTAGAATAAATACAACTGCCGACACAGCCGATAGGATAAACAGAGACAGTACCCTAGGGGAGTACCAGCCCCAGTCAGGTC
The sequence above is drawn from the Pyrobaculum ferrireducens genome and encodes:
- a CDS encoding ATPase domain-containing protein, encoding MAYQEQYSYDYQDYYPVYDNRAPTGVWYVDQLLQGGFRKGEIYLVAGEAGQGKTIFSLQFLKTGAELYDEPGLYITIDEPSEDVKRGVRESLGWDLEALESQNKLVFLDLRTHFRTYAKEEKVTADPREIAKIITEYVKKFGIKRLVIDPIAPLIITSHTDVLWVREYMRELVFQLRKMKDITTLMTSEIPTGENKISRFGVEEYLASGVIKLELMEYRGFVFRVMFIRKMRWTAVRPQKLVFEIYPHYGIYVLDRLENFMKQVDIWYATLNQQPQAPPAT
- a CDS encoding MFS transporter, with the translated sequence MDSYDVKYAWRITPLLGSVALLVMYTEAMLMPSLPRIQAEFNITPADASWILTIYLISGTISAAVFGSLGDMYGKKKMLSIIMVAYVFAVTFTGYAPSFEVLLLARAIQGLGMAMFPLAFSLIREEFPPNMVPTAQGIVSAMFGVGIIIALPVGGYIAQNYGWRATYHTATPIAALLTFSIVMFVRESRYKTPRRIDILGIGLFASMAVSLLLAISKGPDWGWYSPRVLSLFILSAVSAVVFILHELTTNDPFIPRDVFNRNVIAATLAIFIVAYAFQMNSQNMSYLFQMPPPYGYGLTILQTGLYMLPPAAAQIIVAPLAGRFMWRLGARKIAAMGVAFAVAGYQLSAAHLYSGLWTLITYMTLGFIGLTFLNVSLINLLTFSVPRQRLGAATGINTVFRNFGSAIAPTVAGTVLTNFSTYVYYKTPLGPIYFSVPSKEAYVINIDIATAMFLATLVPIAVAREVLGQNVNTPIKQPA
- a CDS encoding class I SAM-dependent methyltransferase, translated to MEISHILELYKHLAPVYEEVYGEEQRAKYWRVASQVGSRVVDAGCGVGVAFDVLEGYVVCLDISLDMLRRAAERRGDRGELVLADYRLPPFRRGAFDSALFLSSVEPASYDEVASLWLGIAERVYLEFRGQWRIVEQRN
- a CDS encoding signal recognition particle protein Srp54; translation: MKALSEIFSKLIEKIRGVEYIDEATLQELSREIQRTLLKADVPLDLVKSFTENAVKRIKEEKPPAGIPPREYLIYVLYDELVKLLGGEQTPEFKPVKRPYVVLLLGVEGSGKTTTAAKLAKYLAKRGYKVGLVETDTIRPAAFDQLRQLAERIGVPFYGERDEKDAVEIAKRGVQNFRNMDVVIVDTAGRHRNEEALLQEVKAIYDAVGPDEVMLVIDATVGKLAAAQAEAFMKYLPIHSVIITKMDSTARGGGALAAVAKTGARVKFIGVGEDVDEFEPFHPRKFVARVLGMGDLDALVEKIKAVFEEEEVLEEIESGKLDLLTFKKQIDSLLKLGPLSKVFQLLPGGIAAKISEEQIELSQKNLKKWRAILSSMTREELKNPDVLNASRIRRIALGAGVTPKDVKEMLTVYENLRKMSKTLKRQLRLRMPR
- a CDS encoding MFS transporter — protein: MNLKLILLLGLVSLFADWLYESMRAVVPQYLYQLGATAAFVGFVFGLGDALGYAARFATGPLADRRGGYWLETFLGYGLQVAAVAGLAFARDVWQVASLVFLERFSKALRTPARDAIISGAGGRGSGGKAFGIHAALDQVGAIAGVAMATAMLYMSYAAQAVFTAALVPGLVALLILYVAYRVGKVKPVGRGGGVAVGRGVFFFGAAQFLLGLSIIHISLSMYRLAEVPWLASLLYLVAMVAEIPASLALGFIYDRSHKTLLIAPLFTILLAISFMTGGVYLFAGAVLYAVVTSYADVVAKAEAAKLGAATSLGVVNAMWGLGLLVSGVLYGYFTDVGNYLAIVFTAASSSIASLVLIWRLVIS